A window of Calonectris borealis chromosome 3, bCalBor7.hap1.2, whole genome shotgun sequence contains these coding sequences:
- the FUCA2 gene encoding plasma alpha-L-fucosidase, which yields MAPGLRGLPRRAPRPPPSGASSPGSAAAAAMLGPPGRAALLLLLLPLGLSGLLPARPPSGGGRPRYEPTWGSLDARPLPAWFDEAKFGIFIHWGVFSVPSFGSEWFWWYWQKEKREPYVKFMEANYPPGFSYEDFGPLFTAEFFDPNQWADILKASGAKYVVLTSKHHEGFTLWGSKYSWNWNAVDVGPKRDLVAELATSVRNRTDLHFGLYHSLFEWFNPFFLEDATNVFKTRKFPTSKSLPELYEIVTKYQPEIIWSDGSGNAPDTYWNSTGFLAWLYNDSPVRDTVVTNDRWGVGSVCTHGGFYTCSDRYNPGHLLPHKWENCMTIDKRSWGYRRNAQLDDYLTTEDLVKQLVETVSCGGNLLMNIGPTHDGRIAVIFEERLRQMGAWLKVNGEAIYGTKPWRAQNDTVTPEVWYTFSPKEGKVNAIFLNWPVSGILDLGEPRAKPGETQVKLMGYKELLKWVSLGEKGIAIALPQLTPKQLPCQWGWTLQLTDIN from the exons ATGGCGCCCGGGCTCCGCGGCCTCCCCCGGCGAGCGCCGCGACCCCCGCCCTCGGGCGCCTCTTCCCCCgggtccgccgccgccgccgccatgttgggcccgcccggccgcgccgcgctgctactgctgctgctgccgctggggCTGTCCGGGCTCCTGCCGGCGCGGCcgccgagcggcggcgggcggccccggtaCGAGCCCACCTGGGGCTCGCTGGacgcccggccgctgcccgcctGGTTTGACGAGGCGAAGTTTGGGATCTTCATCCATTGGGGCGTATTCTCGGTGCCCAGCTTCGGCAGCGAGTGGTTCTG GTGGTACtggcagaaggaaaagagagagccCTATGTGAAATTTATGGAGGCAAATTACCCACCTGGGTTCAGTTATGAAGATTTTGGGCCACTATTTACAGCAGAATTCTTTGATCCCAACCAGTGGGCAGATATTCTGAAGGCTTCAGGTGCAAAATATGTTGTCTTAACTTCAAAACATCACGAAG gctTTACTTTGTGGGGGTCCAAATATTCTTGGAACTGGAATGCTGTTGATGTGGGACCGAAACGAGATCTTGTGGCTGAACTAGCAACATCTGTTAGAAACAGGACTGACTTGCATTTTGGGTTATATCACTCCCTGTTTGAATGGTTTAATCCCTTCTTCCTTGAGGATGCCACCAATGTCTTTAAGACAAGAAAGTTTCCAACCAGTAAATCATTACCAGAACTCTATGAAATTGTGACCAAGTACCAACCAGAAATAATTTGGTCTGATGGGAGTGGAAATGCGCCAGATACTTACTGGAACAGCACAGGTTTCTTGGCTTGGCTGTATAATGACAG CCCAGTCCGGGACACAGTTGTGACCAATGACCGCTGGGGAGTTGGCAGCGTCTGTACACATGGTGGCTTCTACACTTGTAGTGACCGGTATAACCCCGGCCACCTCCTGCCTCACAAGTGGGAGAACTGTATGACTATTGACAAGAGGTCATGGGGGTACAGGAGGAACGCACAGCTTGACGATTACCTTACAACCGAGGACTTGGTGAAG caacTTGTAGAAACAGTGTCTTGTGGAGGGAATCTCTTGATGAATATCGGGCCCACTCACGATGGTCGCATCGCTGTTATATTTGAGGAACGCCTGAGGCAGATGGGTGCCTGGCTGAAAGTCAACGGAGAAGCCATCTATGGAACGAAACCATGGAGAGCACAGAACGACACGGTCACACCAGAAGTGTG GTACACTTTCAGCCCTAAAGAAGGCAAAGTCAATGCTATCTTCCTTAACTGGCCAGTCTCTGGGATTCTGGACCTTGGTGAGCCACGGGCTAAGCCTGGAGAAACACAG GTGAAGCTGATGGGCTACAAGGAACTGCTGAAATGGGTTTCCCTGGGAGAAAAGGGAATTGCGATTGCTCTACCTCAATTAACTCCCAAGCAATTGCCGTGTCAGTGGGGCTGGACTTTGCAACTGACTGACATAAACTGA